The proteins below come from a single Caulobacter flavus genomic window:
- the ribH gene encoding 6,7-dimethyl-8-ribityllumazine synthase yields the protein MTQPAPRVAVVVSGFNPEVTGGLLRGALAELQEGGAPVADGDVIDAPGAFELPLLAQALARTGRYDGVVCLGCVIKGDTAHFEFISLGASIGLMQAGLATETPITFGVLTTYDDDQALVRSRDDAANKGREAAAACLGAVRALRRIKAG from the coding sequence ATGACCCAACCCGCTCCCCGCGTCGCCGTCGTCGTCAGCGGCTTCAACCCCGAGGTCACCGGCGGCCTGCTGCGGGGCGCTCTGGCCGAACTCCAGGAAGGCGGCGCGCCCGTCGCCGACGGCGACGTCATCGACGCGCCCGGCGCCTTCGAGCTGCCGCTGCTGGCCCAGGCCCTGGCCCGCACCGGCCGCTATGACGGCGTCGTCTGCCTGGGCTGCGTAATCAAGGGCGACACCGCCCACTTCGAGTTCATCAGCCTTGGCGCCAGTATCGGCCTGATGCAGGCGGGCCTGGCCACCGAGACCCCGATCACCTTCGGCGTCCTGACCACCTACGACGACGACCAGGCCCTGGTCCGCAGCCGCGACGACGCCGCCAACAAGGGCCGCGAAGCCGCCGCGGCGTGTCTTGGGGCGGTTAGGGCGTTGAGGAGGATCAAGGCGGGGTGA